The Cyclopterus lumpus isolate fCycLum1 chromosome 12, fCycLum1.pri, whole genome shotgun sequence genome window below encodes:
- the LOC117740609 gene encoding protein sidekick-2 isoform X3: MVGGGFHLDFLHSKGSAHASHLHVLIFVRCGPPYKVSFSRHSGRLVVNVSWPQEDLKFIKYYFVSYNALGSMSWNKSVRSQNATTCTLDNLNSSLGYTARIQCVTSDKCPQCAVSEAYTVRPELTTRPLIVKFEETDIRGRKGFRLLSLTWKFSGKEPHDGYDVSVGKASGEAPCERISTTQPEIRLILSYSAYHLNIRAVNNVSTSPAVSRAIPRREDVHGMGDGKMNVTVHSNTSFTVYWRDNLIRHYVCYSVEWMKKGQEATHMSFYQNTHNYRTLSLLREPLEPYKRYSITLHTRQNKDTCNMKHVNNSESTYGRTQFYSTEGSPVSAPTNISSSNVTLHSVVLQWSSIPEEDIRGFLLGYTIYYNEYHHGRSSTERNITVDPMRNRYELGHLKGGTVYEFQMSGFNRAGAGVRSIASLFKTNDQGFSNLTGFIIISAAVATVLIFAHPIIKRAKVMLWPSIPNPGKSNAMQNIEEPCELELMESLNTPRVEEWDTSSLQVVEKEDATPSSASPSTLPLLGASEEDSPETTRNRIQRDPEDATGDIPPYSTEETFSDIQRTDNQSCPLAFSGGYTTLDMFQQANTSVAQTTESKPEEPDSTVVKSGLDYVGQYGTSPILDSKMSTIL, from the exons TGCGATGTGGTCCGCCATATAAGGTGTCCTTCAGCCGCCACTCCGGAAGACTGGTTGTGAATGTGAGCTGGCCACAGGAGGACCTCaaatttattaaatattactTCGTAAGCTATAACGCACTGGGCAGCATGTCGTGGAACAAG TCCGTGCGATCCCAAAATGCAACAACATGTACACTGGACAACCTGAACTCCTCGCTGGGCTACACCGCACGGATACAGTGCGTCACCAGTGATAAGTGTCCACAGTGTGCAGTGAGTGAAGCCTACACTGTCAGACCAG AACTGACCACGCGGCCGCTCATTGTCAAGTTCGAAGAAACTGACATTCGGGGAAGGAAAGGCTTCCGGCTGCTTTCTTTAACCTGGAAG TTTTCCGGCAAAGAGCCTCACGACGGCTACGATGTGAGCGTTGGGAAAGCGTCCGGAGAGGCTCCGTGTGAGCGGATCAGCACCACGCAGCCGGAGATCAGACTGATCCTCTCCTATTCCGCTTACCATCTCAACATCAGGGCTGTGAACAACGTCAGCACCTCCCCAGCTGTGAGCCGGGCAATACCACGGCGAGAAGATGTGCACG GTATGGGAGATGGGAAGATGAACGTGACGGTCCACAGCAACACATCTTTTACTGTCTACTGGAGAGACAATCTCATCAGACACTACGTCTGCTATTCTGTGGAGTGGATGAAGAAGGGACAGGAAGCGACGCACATGTCCTTTtatcagaacacacacaactatCGGACTTTATCTCTTTTACGAG AGCCTTTGGAGCCTTACAAGAGATACAGCATCACTCTGCACACACGGCAGAACAAGGACACCTGCAACATGAAGCACGTGAACAACAGCGAGAGCACCTACGGGAGAACACAGTTCTATTCCACTGAAGGAT CTCCCGTCAGCGCTCCCACAAACATCAGCAGCTCCAATGTGACTCTGCATTCAGTGGTGCTGCAGTGGTCGTCCATCCCGGAGGAAGACATCAGAGGTTTCCTCCTGGgttacaccatctactacaacGAGTACCACCACGGAAGGTCAAGTACCGAGAGAA ACATCACAGTGGATCCAATGAGAAACCGCTATGAGCTGGGGCACCTCAAAGGCGGCACAGTGTACGAGTTCCAGATGTCAGGCTTCAACCGGGCGGGAGCCGGAGTTCGAAGCATAGCAAGCCTATTTAAAACTAATGATCAAG GGTTTTCTAATCTCACTGGCTTTATCATAATCTCTGCAGCTGTGGCCACGGTGCTGATATTTGCACATCCTATAATAAAAAG AGCCAAAGTGATGCTGTGGCCGAGCATACCGAACCCAGGAAAGAGCAATGCGATGCAGAACATAGAAGAGCCCTGTGAACTG GAGCTAATGGAGTCCCTCAACACTCCGAGGGTGGAAGAATGGGACACAAGCAGCCTTCAGGTCGTCGAGAAAGAAGACGCGACGCCTTCCAGCGCTTCGCCATCCACGTTACCGCTTCTCGGCGCGTCAGAGGAGGACTCGCCAGAAACGACTCGGAACAGGATCCAACGAGACCCAGAGGATGCGACTGGAGATATCCCACCCTACAGCACCGAGGAAACATTCTCGGACATCCAACGGACGGACAACCAGAGTTGCCCTTTGGCGTTTTCAGGCGGCTACACAACATTGGATATGTTTCAGCAGGCGAATACATCCGTCGCTCAAACCACGGAAAGCAAACCAGAGGAGCCAGACTCGACTGTGGTGAAATCAGGATTGGACTACGTCGGGCAATACGGCACCAGTCCGATATTGGACAGCAAGATGTCCACAATTTTGTGA
- the LOC117740609 gene encoding leukemia inhibitory factor receptor isoform X2, whose amino-acid sequence MVGGGFHLDFLHSKGSAHASHLHVLIFGLIFVSYYTHVQASTSVSCRSPNISSKYQHCGIHPDGVHDLDCFGKHKPSGMKKCVWKPGKHPSEKTYTLIIQQQLKRGIYCNVYDNITEFSENIKLYENYNMVAEVFENSQQSTNCTKAVFDGSPKSLLRCGPPYKVSFSRHSGRLVVNVSWPQEDLKFIKYYFVSYNALGSMSWNKSVRSQNATTCTLDNLNSSLGYTARIQCVTSDKCPQCAVSEAYTVRPELTTRPLIVKFEETDIRGRKGFRLLSLTWKFSGKEPHDGYDVSVGKASGEAPCERISTTQPEIRLILSYSAYHLNIRAVNNVSTSPAVSRAIPRREDVHGMGDGKMNVTVHSNTSFTVYWRDNLIRHYVCYSVEWMKKGQEATHMSFYQNTHNYRTLSLLREPLEPYKRYSITLHTRQNKDTCNMKHVNNSESTYGRTQFYSTEGLVLQWSSIPEEDIRGFLLGYTIYYNEYHHGRSSTERNITVDPMRNRYELGHLKGGTVYEFQMSGFNRAGAGVRSIASLFKTNDQGFSNLTGFIIISAAVATVLIFAHPIIKRAKVMLWPSIPNPGKSNAMQNIEEPCELELMESLNTPRVEEWDTSSLQVVEKEDATPSSASPSTLPLLGASEEDSPETTRNRIQRDPEDATGDIPPYSTEETFSDIQRTDNQSCPLAFSGGYTTLDMFQQANTSVAQTTESKPEEPDSTVVKSGLDYVGQYGTSPILDSKMSTIL is encoded by the exons TGAGCTGCAGGTCACCAAACATTTCTTCCAAATATCAGCACTGTGGGATTCACCcag ATGGAGTTCATGATTTAGATTGTTTTGGGAAACATAAACCAAGTGGGATGAAAAAGTGTGTTTGGAAACCTGGAAAGCACCCGTCAGAAAAGACCTACACACTCATCATACAACAACAGCTGAA ACGCGGAATATATTGCAATGTTTACGACAACATCACTGAATTCTCTGAAAATATCAAATTATATGAAAATTACAACATGGTCGCGGAGGTTTTTGAAAACAGCCAACAGTCAACAAATTGCACAAAAGCAGTTTTCGATGGTTCACCAAAGAGCTTGT TGCGATGTGGTCCGCCATATAAGGTGTCCTTCAGCCGCCACTCCGGAAGACTGGTTGTGAATGTGAGCTGGCCACAGGAGGACCTCaaatttattaaatattactTCGTAAGCTATAACGCACTGGGCAGCATGTCGTGGAACAAG TCCGTGCGATCCCAAAATGCAACAACATGTACACTGGACAACCTGAACTCCTCGCTGGGCTACACCGCACGGATACAGTGCGTCACCAGTGATAAGTGTCCACAGTGTGCAGTGAGTGAAGCCTACACTGTCAGACCAG AACTGACCACGCGGCCGCTCATTGTCAAGTTCGAAGAAACTGACATTCGGGGAAGGAAAGGCTTCCGGCTGCTTTCTTTAACCTGGAAG TTTTCCGGCAAAGAGCCTCACGACGGCTACGATGTGAGCGTTGGGAAAGCGTCCGGAGAGGCTCCGTGTGAGCGGATCAGCACCACGCAGCCGGAGATCAGACTGATCCTCTCCTATTCCGCTTACCATCTCAACATCAGGGCTGTGAACAACGTCAGCACCTCCCCAGCTGTGAGCCGGGCAATACCACGGCGAGAAGATGTGCACG GTATGGGAGATGGGAAGATGAACGTGACGGTCCACAGCAACACATCTTTTACTGTCTACTGGAGAGACAATCTCATCAGACACTACGTCTGCTATTCTGTGGAGTGGATGAAGAAGGGACAGGAAGCGACGCACATGTCCTTTtatcagaacacacacaactatCGGACTTTATCTCTTTTACGAG AGCCTTTGGAGCCTTACAAGAGATACAGCATCACTCTGCACACACGGCAGAACAAGGACACCTGCAACATGAAGCACGTGAACAACAGCGAGAGCACCTACGGGAGAACACAGTTCTATTCCACTGAAGGAT TGGTGCTGCAGTGGTCGTCCATCCCGGAGGAAGACATCAGAGGTTTCCTCCTGGgttacaccatctactacaacGAGTACCACCACGGAAGGTCAAGTACCGAGAGAA ACATCACAGTGGATCCAATGAGAAACCGCTATGAGCTGGGGCACCTCAAAGGCGGCACAGTGTACGAGTTCCAGATGTCAGGCTTCAACCGGGCGGGAGCCGGAGTTCGAAGCATAGCAAGCCTATTTAAAACTAATGATCAAG GGTTTTCTAATCTCACTGGCTTTATCATAATCTCTGCAGCTGTGGCCACGGTGCTGATATTTGCACATCCTATAATAAAAAG AGCCAAAGTGATGCTGTGGCCGAGCATACCGAACCCAGGAAAGAGCAATGCGATGCAGAACATAGAAGAGCCCTGTGAACTG GAGCTAATGGAGTCCCTCAACACTCCGAGGGTGGAAGAATGGGACACAAGCAGCCTTCAGGTCGTCGAGAAAGAAGACGCGACGCCTTCCAGCGCTTCGCCATCCACGTTACCGCTTCTCGGCGCGTCAGAGGAGGACTCGCCAGAAACGACTCGGAACAGGATCCAACGAGACCCAGAGGATGCGACTGGAGATATCCCACCCTACAGCACCGAGGAAACATTCTCGGACATCCAACGGACGGACAACCAGAGTTGCCCTTTGGCGTTTTCAGGCGGCTACACAACATTGGATATGTTTCAGCAGGCGAATACATCCGTCGCTCAAACCACGGAAAGCAAACCAGAGGAGCCAGACTCGACTGTGGTGAAATCAGGATTGGACTACGTCGGGCAATACGGCACCAGTCCGATATTGGACAGCAAGATGTCCACAATTTTGTGA
- the ankra2 gene encoding ankyrin repeat family A protein 2, producing MDFTVSASSGSAEAMEGICVMPDLSAIKTEQSMGASPVDTGTQNVAMGIKFILPNRFDMNVCSRFVKSLNEEDSKNIQDQVNSDLEVASVLFKAECNIQTSPSPGIQVRHVYTPSTTKHFSPIKQSTTLTNKHRGNEVSSTPLLVHSLSIHQLAAQGEMVFLASRIEQETVINHQDEEGFTPLMWAAAHGQIAVVEFLLQNGSDPNLLAKGRESALSLACSKGYTDIVKMLIDCGVDVNEYDWNGGAPLLYAVHGNHVRCVEILLESGADPTIESDSGFNAMDMAVAMGHRNVQQVMEAHLLKLLMGIRE from the exons ATGGACTTCACCGTGTCGGCCTCAAGTGGGTCCGCAGAGGCCATGGAGGGGATCTGCGTCATGCCCGATCTCAGTGCCATCAAGACCGAGCAGTCAATGGGCGCGAGCCCCGTTGACACCGGCACCCAAAATGTGGCCATGGGCATTAAGTTCATCCTGCCCAACCGATTCGACATGAACGTCTGCTCGAGGTTTGTCAAGTCGCTCAACGAGGAGGACAGCAAGAACATCCAGGACCAGGTCAACTCTGATCTGGAGGTGGCTTCCGTTTTATTCAAAG CCGAGTGCAACATCCAGACGTCACCTTCCCCGGGCATACAGGTGCGCCATGTCTACACGCCATCCACCACCAAGCATTTCTCCCCCATCAAACAGTCCACCACCCTCACGAATAAACACCGGGGCAACGAGGTGTCTTCAACGCCTCTTTTGGTGCATT CTTTGTCCATTCATCAGCTTGCAGCCCAGGGGGAAATGGTGTTTCTGGCCAGCAGGATTGAACAAG AGACCGTAATCAACCACCAAGACGAGGAAGGCTTCACCCCCCTGATGTGGGCAGCTGCACACGGACAAATCGCTGTTGTCGAGTTTCTCCTCCAAAAT GGTTCTGACCCCAACCTCCTGGCCAAAGGGAGGGAGAGTGCATTGTCCTTGGCCTGCAGTAAAGGGTACACAGACATTGTGAAGATGCTCATCGACTGCGGTGTTGATGTCAACGAATACGATTGG AATGGAGGCGCCCCTCTGCTGTACGCCGTCCATGGGAACCACGTGCGCTGTGTTGAGATCTTGTTAG AGAGCGGCGCTGATCCCACCATTGAGTCCGATTCTGGATTCAATGCAATGGACATGGCTGTGGCTATGGGCCACCGGAATG TTCAACAGGTGATGGAGGCACACCTGCTAAAGTTGCTGATGGGGATCAGAGAATGA
- the srek1 gene encoding splicing regulatory glutamine/lysine-rich protein 1 isoform X1 → MNGMPGTAVVQVTNLSSSVSSEQMRTLFGFLGDIEELRLYPPDNGPVSFSSKVCYIKYRDPSSVGVAQHLTNTVFVDRALIVVPCAEGRIPEEAKALSLLAPAAPVPSLIPGGGLLPIPTPAPLQNLNLPVVNRVPAALEPASSSSSSSASAQQPLMGNVDPSKVDEIRRTVYVGNLNSQTTTADQLLEFFKQVGEVKFVRMAGDETQPTRFAFVEFVEQESVGRALTFNGVMFGDRPLKVNHSNNAIVKPPEMTPQAAAKELETVMKRVREAQCTIAAAIDPADLKKSSPSRSRKSHRSRSQSRSRSRTQRKRSQSKQRPAPKVGPKTATHNSRSTHKRRSRSRDKRQSRSRSRGHKRRSKERSRSPRRKARSPSPKRGRKDKRRERSRDRKNRSTSRKRSRKDEDRIKGKAKPKKVERDYDREEKEDDESEDALSEDMASSARTHHNGSCKTRNAERAPMGAGGSK, encoded by the exons ATGAACGGGATGCCAGGGACCGCTGTCGTCCAGGTCACCAATCTGTCCTCGTCCGTGAGCAGCGAGCAGATGCGCACTCTGTTCGGTTTCCTCGGAGACATCGAGGAGCTGCGGCTCTACCCGCCCGA CAATGGCCCCGTGTCTTTCTCCTCCAAAGTGTGCTATATAAAGTATCGAGACCCCTCCAGTGTTGGTGTGGCGCAACATCTCACAAATACTGTTTTTGTTGACAGAGCTCTGATCGTGGTGCCATGTGCGGAAG GGAGAATCCCAGAAGAGGCCAAGGCCTTATCACTTTTGGCACCTGCAGCCCCAGTACCCAGTCTGATTCCTGGAGGCGGACTGCTACCAATTCCCACTCCGGCTCCGCTTCAGAAC CTGAACCTTCCCGTCGTGAATCGGGTGCCAGCTGCCCTGGAACccgcatcatcatcatcgtcgtcatcagcGAGCGCCCAGCAACCCCTCATGGGAAATGTGGATCCCTCAAAAGTGGATGAGATCAGGAGGACCGTCTATGTTGGCAACTTGAACTCACAG ACCACCACTGCAGACCAGCTGCTGGAGTTCTTCAAGCAGGTGGGAGAGGTCAAGTTTGTGCGAATGGCCGGCGATGAGACTCAGCCGACACGCTTCGCCTTCGTGGAGTTTGTGGAGCAGGAGTCCGTCGGCAGAGCCCTGACATTCAATGGAGTCATGTTCGGGGACCGACCCCTGAA GGTTAATCATTCCAATAACGCCATAGTAAAACCTCCCGAGATGACGCCACAGGCCGCCGCTAAGGAGCTAGAGACTGTGATGAAGAGGGTGAGGGAGGCCCAGTGTACCATTGCGGCCGCCATCGATCCAG CTGACCTAAAGAAGTCCTCCCCCAGTCGGTCGCGGAAGTCGCACCGGTCCCGCTCGCAGTCGCGCTCCCGCTCAAGAACGCAGAGGAAAAGGTCCCAATCGAAACAAAG ACCGGCGCCGAAGGTGGGTCCGAAGACTGCCACCCACAATTCCCGCAGCACCCACAAGCGGCGCTCTCGCTCCCGAGACAAGAGGCAAAGTCGGAGTCGCTCCAG GGGCCACAAGAGGAGGAGTAAGGAACGGTCCAGGAGCCCTCGGAGGAAAGCCAGATCGCCCTCACCAAAAAG AGGCAGGAAAGACAAGAGGAGGGAGCGCAGCAGGGACAGAAAGAACCGCTCCACATCCAGGAAGAGGAGCCGCAAGGACGAGGACAGGATAAAGGGCAAGGCCAAGCCAAAGAAG GTGGAAAGGGACTATGACCGCGAGGAAAAGGAAGACGATGAAAGCGAAGACGCACTCAGCGAGGACATGGCGTCATCGGCGCGCACCCATCATAACGGCAGCTGCAAGACTCGCAACGCTGAGCGTGCACCCATGGGCGCAGGCGGCTCCAAGTGA
- the LOC117740609 gene encoding leukemia inhibitory factor receptor isoform X1 — translation MVGGGFHLDFLHSKGSAHASHLHVLIFGLIFVSYYTHVQASTSVSCRSPNISSKYQHCGIHPDGVHDLDCFGKHKPSGMKKCVWKPGKHPSEKTYTLIIQQQLKRGIYCNVYDNITEFSENIKLYENYNMVAEVFENSQQSTNCTKAVFDGSPKSLLRCGPPYKVSFSRHSGRLVVNVSWPQEDLKFIKYYFVSYNALGSMSWNKSVRSQNATTCTLDNLNSSLGYTARIQCVTSDKCPQCAVSEAYTVRPELTTRPLIVKFEETDIRGRKGFRLLSLTWKFSGKEPHDGYDVSVGKASGEAPCERISTTQPEIRLILSYSAYHLNIRAVNNVSTSPAVSRAIPRREDVHGMGDGKMNVTVHSNTSFTVYWRDNLIRHYVCYSVEWMKKGQEATHMSFYQNTHNYRTLSLLREPLEPYKRYSITLHTRQNKDTCNMKHVNNSESTYGRTQFYSTEGSPVSAPTNISSSNVTLHSVVLQWSSIPEEDIRGFLLGYTIYYNEYHHGRSSTERNITVDPMRNRYELGHLKGGTVYEFQMSGFNRAGAGVRSIASLFKTNDQGFSNLTGFIIISAAVATVLIFAHPIIKRAKVMLWPSIPNPGKSNAMQNIEEPCELELMESLNTPRVEEWDTSSLQVVEKEDATPSSASPSTLPLLGASEEDSPETTRNRIQRDPEDATGDIPPYSTEETFSDIQRTDNQSCPLAFSGGYTTLDMFQQANTSVAQTTESKPEEPDSTVVKSGLDYVGQYGTSPILDSKMSTIL, via the exons TGAGCTGCAGGTCACCAAACATTTCTTCCAAATATCAGCACTGTGGGATTCACCcag ATGGAGTTCATGATTTAGATTGTTTTGGGAAACATAAACCAAGTGGGATGAAAAAGTGTGTTTGGAAACCTGGAAAGCACCCGTCAGAAAAGACCTACACACTCATCATACAACAACAGCTGAA ACGCGGAATATATTGCAATGTTTACGACAACATCACTGAATTCTCTGAAAATATCAAATTATATGAAAATTACAACATGGTCGCGGAGGTTTTTGAAAACAGCCAACAGTCAACAAATTGCACAAAAGCAGTTTTCGATGGTTCACCAAAGAGCTTGT TGCGATGTGGTCCGCCATATAAGGTGTCCTTCAGCCGCCACTCCGGAAGACTGGTTGTGAATGTGAGCTGGCCACAGGAGGACCTCaaatttattaaatattactTCGTAAGCTATAACGCACTGGGCAGCATGTCGTGGAACAAG TCCGTGCGATCCCAAAATGCAACAACATGTACACTGGACAACCTGAACTCCTCGCTGGGCTACACCGCACGGATACAGTGCGTCACCAGTGATAAGTGTCCACAGTGTGCAGTGAGTGAAGCCTACACTGTCAGACCAG AACTGACCACGCGGCCGCTCATTGTCAAGTTCGAAGAAACTGACATTCGGGGAAGGAAAGGCTTCCGGCTGCTTTCTTTAACCTGGAAG TTTTCCGGCAAAGAGCCTCACGACGGCTACGATGTGAGCGTTGGGAAAGCGTCCGGAGAGGCTCCGTGTGAGCGGATCAGCACCACGCAGCCGGAGATCAGACTGATCCTCTCCTATTCCGCTTACCATCTCAACATCAGGGCTGTGAACAACGTCAGCACCTCCCCAGCTGTGAGCCGGGCAATACCACGGCGAGAAGATGTGCACG GTATGGGAGATGGGAAGATGAACGTGACGGTCCACAGCAACACATCTTTTACTGTCTACTGGAGAGACAATCTCATCAGACACTACGTCTGCTATTCTGTGGAGTGGATGAAGAAGGGACAGGAAGCGACGCACATGTCCTTTtatcagaacacacacaactatCGGACTTTATCTCTTTTACGAG AGCCTTTGGAGCCTTACAAGAGATACAGCATCACTCTGCACACACGGCAGAACAAGGACACCTGCAACATGAAGCACGTGAACAACAGCGAGAGCACCTACGGGAGAACACAGTTCTATTCCACTGAAGGAT CTCCCGTCAGCGCTCCCACAAACATCAGCAGCTCCAATGTGACTCTGCATTCAGTGGTGCTGCAGTGGTCGTCCATCCCGGAGGAAGACATCAGAGGTTTCCTCCTGGgttacaccatctactacaacGAGTACCACCACGGAAGGTCAAGTACCGAGAGAA ACATCACAGTGGATCCAATGAGAAACCGCTATGAGCTGGGGCACCTCAAAGGCGGCACAGTGTACGAGTTCCAGATGTCAGGCTTCAACCGGGCGGGAGCCGGAGTTCGAAGCATAGCAAGCCTATTTAAAACTAATGATCAAG GGTTTTCTAATCTCACTGGCTTTATCATAATCTCTGCAGCTGTGGCCACGGTGCTGATATTTGCACATCCTATAATAAAAAG AGCCAAAGTGATGCTGTGGCCGAGCATACCGAACCCAGGAAAGAGCAATGCGATGCAGAACATAGAAGAGCCCTGTGAACTG GAGCTAATGGAGTCCCTCAACACTCCGAGGGTGGAAGAATGGGACACAAGCAGCCTTCAGGTCGTCGAGAAAGAAGACGCGACGCCTTCCAGCGCTTCGCCATCCACGTTACCGCTTCTCGGCGCGTCAGAGGAGGACTCGCCAGAAACGACTCGGAACAGGATCCAACGAGACCCAGAGGATGCGACTGGAGATATCCCACCCTACAGCACCGAGGAAACATTCTCGGACATCCAACGGACGGACAACCAGAGTTGCCCTTTGGCGTTTTCAGGCGGCTACACAACATTGGATATGTTTCAGCAGGCGAATACATCCGTCGCTCAAACCACGGAAAGCAAACCAGAGGAGCCAGACTCGACTGTGGTGAAATCAGGATTGGACTACGTCGGGCAATACGGCACCAGTCCGATATTGGACAGCAAGATGTCCACAATTTTGTGA
- the srek1 gene encoding splicing regulatory glutamine/lysine-rich protein 1 isoform X2, with protein sequence MVHDQYVSSTGRIPEEAKALSLLAPAAPVPSLIPGGGLLPIPTPAPLQNLNLPVVNRVPAALEPASSSSSSSASAQQPLMGNVDPSKVDEIRRTVYVGNLNSQTTTADQLLEFFKQVGEVKFVRMAGDETQPTRFAFVEFVEQESVGRALTFNGVMFGDRPLKVNHSNNAIVKPPEMTPQAAAKELETVMKRVREAQCTIAAAIDPADLKKSSPSRSRKSHRSRSQSRSRSRTQRKRSQSKQRPAPKVGPKTATHNSRSTHKRRSRSRDKRQSRSRSRGHKRRSKERSRSPRRKARSPSPKRGRKDKRRERSRDRKNRSTSRKRSRKDEDRIKGKAKPKKVERDYDREEKEDDESEDALSEDMASSARTHHNGSCKTRNAERAPMGAGGSK encoded by the exons ATGGTTCATGACCAATATGTTTCCAGTACAG GGAGAATCCCAGAAGAGGCCAAGGCCTTATCACTTTTGGCACCTGCAGCCCCAGTACCCAGTCTGATTCCTGGAGGCGGACTGCTACCAATTCCCACTCCGGCTCCGCTTCAGAAC CTGAACCTTCCCGTCGTGAATCGGGTGCCAGCTGCCCTGGAACccgcatcatcatcatcgtcgtcatcagcGAGCGCCCAGCAACCCCTCATGGGAAATGTGGATCCCTCAAAAGTGGATGAGATCAGGAGGACCGTCTATGTTGGCAACTTGAACTCACAG ACCACCACTGCAGACCAGCTGCTGGAGTTCTTCAAGCAGGTGGGAGAGGTCAAGTTTGTGCGAATGGCCGGCGATGAGACTCAGCCGACACGCTTCGCCTTCGTGGAGTTTGTGGAGCAGGAGTCCGTCGGCAGAGCCCTGACATTCAATGGAGTCATGTTCGGGGACCGACCCCTGAA GGTTAATCATTCCAATAACGCCATAGTAAAACCTCCCGAGATGACGCCACAGGCCGCCGCTAAGGAGCTAGAGACTGTGATGAAGAGGGTGAGGGAGGCCCAGTGTACCATTGCGGCCGCCATCGATCCAG CTGACCTAAAGAAGTCCTCCCCCAGTCGGTCGCGGAAGTCGCACCGGTCCCGCTCGCAGTCGCGCTCCCGCTCAAGAACGCAGAGGAAAAGGTCCCAATCGAAACAAAG ACCGGCGCCGAAGGTGGGTCCGAAGACTGCCACCCACAATTCCCGCAGCACCCACAAGCGGCGCTCTCGCTCCCGAGACAAGAGGCAAAGTCGGAGTCGCTCCAG GGGCCACAAGAGGAGGAGTAAGGAACGGTCCAGGAGCCCTCGGAGGAAAGCCAGATCGCCCTCACCAAAAAG AGGCAGGAAAGACAAGAGGAGGGAGCGCAGCAGGGACAGAAAGAACCGCTCCACATCCAGGAAGAGGAGCCGCAAGGACGAGGACAGGATAAAGGGCAAGGCCAAGCCAAAGAAG GTGGAAAGGGACTATGACCGCGAGGAAAAGGAAGACGATGAAAGCGAAGACGCACTCAGCGAGGACATGGCGTCATCGGCGCGCACCCATCATAACGGCAGCTGCAAGACTCGCAACGCTGAGCGTGCACCCATGGGCGCAGGCGGCTCCAAGTGA